A single region of the Polyodon spathula isolate WHYD16114869_AA chromosome 5, ASM1765450v1, whole genome shotgun sequence genome encodes:
- the stmn4 gene encoding stathmin-4, whose translation MTLAAYKEKMKELPLVSLFCSCLLAEPQPKSTYKVQDAVDLSWCVIKDVELIELNKRASGQAFEVILKPPSFDGIPEFNTSLPQRRDPSLEEIQKKLEAAEERRKFQEAELLKHLAGKREHEREVIQKAIEENNNFSKMAKEKLEQKMEANKENREALMAAMLERLQEKDKHAEEVRKNKELKDEASR comes from the exons ATGACTCTTGCAG CTTACAAAGAGAAGATGAAAGAGCTGCCCCTTGTTTCTCTGTTCTGCTCCTGTCTACTTGCTGAGCCACAGCCTAAGTCTACTTACAAAGTCcaag ATGCGGTGGACCTAAGCTGGTGTGTGATCAAAGATGTGGAGCTTATTGAGTTGAATAAGCGTGCCTCTGGACAGGCCTTTGAGGTGATTCTGAAGCCCCCCTCCTTTGATGGGATCCCCGAGTTTAACACCTCACTCCCCCAGAGACGAGATCCCTCCCTGGAGGAGATCCAGAAGAAACTGGAAGCGGCGGAGGAGAGAAGGAAG TTCCAAGAGGCAGAGCTGCTGAAGCACCTGGCAGGGAAGCGAGAGCACGAACGAGAGGTGATTCAGAAGGCCATTGAGGAGAACAACAACTTCAGTAAAATGGCCAAGGAGAAGCTGGAACAGAAAATGGAGGCCAACAAGGAAAACCGAGAGGCCCTGATGGCAGCCATGCTGGAGCGCCTGCAGGAGAAG gacaAGCATGCAGAAGAGGTGAGAAAAAACAAGGAGCTGAAAGATGAAGCTTCTCGATAG